The proteins below come from a single Chryseobacterium sp. MA9 genomic window:
- a CDS encoding FdhF/YdeP family oxidoreductase: protein MENKDSFDKIKEGSRLPSAEPPYKLLDLKLKPPKAWAAGVPAVIHSLDQLVLNASVLRGGRALFSMNQFDGFDCPSCAWPDPDDERSRLGEYCENGAKALAEEATSKKIDAAFFRENSVYDLAKLTDFEISQLGRIVEPMYLPKGGTHYQPISWDNAFTKISEKLNALNSPNEAIFYTSGRTSNEATWVYQLFAREFGTNNFPDCSNMCHETSGYALSRSIGIGKGTVKLEDFYDTDLIIIIGQNPGTNSPRMLSALTKGKKNGAKIMAINPLPEAGLKGFRNPQEVRALLNKPYELSDLYLPVKINGDMALLKALQILVLEEEAKNPGKILDHDFIINKTAGFNELVEELKLYDLNFLSEECGIPIENLREAAQMIASKKRIIICWGMGITQQHNGVEMIYNIVNLLLMKGSIGIQGGGGCPVRGHSNVQGNRTLLINHHPTTEQLDRLQEYYGFKVPREGGYDVVNALKAMHEEKVKFMFCMGGNFLSAAPDTTFTAEAMRKLEMSVIVSIKLNRNHLIHGKEALILPVISRSEKDMINGELQHVSTENSMGVVEWSRGVLDPISKNLINETHVACRMAKAVLGERSVVDWDKFINSYDAVRNDIEQCIPGFENYNERVVQKGGFYLPNGPRDGIFNSEFSPGKAAFNITAVPDNSLADDEYLMGTTRTHDQFNTVVYGLNDRYRGIFNERRVVMMNEKDIEKAGLKEGDHVDLFNYDDGIERIAPLFIVVKYPIPQKSTMTYFPETNVLVSINNVVNGANMPASKYVRIKIRKHSPEIFKRIDDHVIAAAGTSLEQP from the coding sequence ATGGAAAACAAAGATTCATTCGATAAAATAAAAGAGGGTAGTAGATTACCTTCTGCAGAACCTCCATATAAATTGCTGGATTTGAAACTGAAACCGCCAAAAGCTTGGGCAGCTGGTGTTCCTGCTGTTATCCATTCATTGGACCAGTTGGTTCTCAATGCCTCGGTTCTTCGTGGAGGAAGAGCTCTTTTCAGTATGAATCAGTTTGATGGTTTCGATTGCCCAAGCTGTGCATGGCCCGACCCGGATGATGAACGTTCCAGATTGGGTGAATACTGTGAAAACGGAGCAAAGGCCTTAGCAGAAGAAGCTACCTCAAAAAAGATAGATGCAGCGTTTTTCAGAGAAAATTCGGTTTATGATTTAGCAAAACTGACGGATTTTGAAATCAGCCAGTTAGGAAGAATCGTGGAGCCTATGTATTTACCGAAAGGAGGAACCCATTATCAGCCGATAAGTTGGGATAATGCCTTTACAAAAATTTCCGAAAAATTAAACGCTTTGAATTCGCCTAACGAAGCCATATTTTATACTTCAGGAAGAACCAGCAACGAAGCAACCTGGGTATATCAGTTGTTCGCCCGTGAATTTGGAACTAATAATTTCCCGGACTGCTCCAATATGTGCCACGAAACTTCCGGTTATGCGCTTTCAAGAAGCATAGGTATCGGAAAAGGAACGGTAAAACTTGAAGACTTTTATGATACAGACCTCATCATTATCATCGGTCAGAATCCCGGAACCAATTCGCCGAGAATGCTTTCCGCATTAACTAAAGGAAAGAAAAATGGAGCAAAAATTATGGCAATCAATCCGCTTCCTGAAGCCGGATTAAAAGGTTTCAGAAATCCTCAGGAAGTTCGTGCTTTGCTCAATAAGCCTTATGAATTGTCGGATTTATATCTTCCTGTAAAAATTAATGGAGATATGGCACTTTTAAAGGCACTTCAAATTCTGGTATTGGAAGAAGAGGCTAAAAATCCGGGAAAAATTCTTGACCACGATTTTATCATTAATAAAACTGCGGGCTTCAATGAATTGGTTGAAGAATTAAAATTGTATGACCTCAATTTTTTATCCGAGGAATGTGGAATTCCGATTGAAAATCTAAGGGAAGCCGCACAAATGATTGCCTCAAAAAAACGTATTATCATTTGTTGGGGAATGGGAATCACGCAGCAGCACAACGGAGTGGAAATGATTTATAATATCGTGAACCTCCTGCTGATGAAAGGAAGCATAGGAATCCAGGGAGGAGGAGGCTGTCCTGTTCGAGGTCACAGTAATGTGCAGGGAAACAGAACGCTGCTTATTAACCACCATCCTACGACTGAACAACTGGACAGATTACAGGAATATTATGGCTTTAAAGTTCCGAGAGAAGGCGGTTATGATGTTGTGAATGCCCTGAAAGCGATGCACGAAGAAAAGGTAAAATTTATGTTCTGCATGGGAGGTAATTTCCTTTCTGCAGCACCGGATACAACCTTTACGGCAGAAGCAATGCGGAAGCTGGAAATGTCTGTAATCGTTTCTATAAAATTAAACAGAAATCATCTTATCCATGGGAAAGAAGCCCTTATTTTGCCGGTAATTTCCAGGAGTGAGAAAGATATGATCAATGGAGAACTTCAGCACGTAAGTACAGAAAACTCAATGGGTGTTGTGGAATGGTCAAGAGGTGTTCTGGATCCGATTTCTAAAAACCTGATCAATGAAACACACGTCGCCTGCAGAATGGCAAAAGCAGTTTTGGGTGAACGTTCTGTTGTAGATTGGGATAAATTTATCAACAGCTATGATGCCGTTCGTAATGATATCGAACAATGTATTCCCGGATTTGAAAACTATAACGAAAGGGTTGTTCAGAAAGGCGGTTTTTATCTTCCGAACGGACCAAGGGATGGTATTTTCAACAGTGAATTTTCTCCGGGAAAAGCTGCTTTCAATATAACAGCAGTGCCGGATAATTCGCTTGCAGATGATGAATATCTGATGGGAACAACCAGAACACACGATCAGTTCAATACAGTTGTGTATGGTCTGAATGACCGTTACCGTGGGATTTTCAATGAAAGAAGAGTTGTCATGATGAATGAAAAAGATATTGAAAAGGCCGGTCTCAAAGAAGGTGACCACGTAGACCTTTTCAATTATGATGACGGAATCGAAAGGATTGCACCACTTTTCATTGTCGTAAAATATCCAATTCCTCAGAAAAGTACTATGACCTATTTTCCGGAAACCAATGTATTGGTATCCATCAATAATGTAGTTAATGGAGCTAACATGCCTGCTTCCAAATATGTCCGTATCAAAATCCGAAAGCATAGTCCCGAAATTTTTAAAAGAATTGATGATCATGTCATTGCTGCAGCCGGAACAAGCCTCGAACAACCATAA